One stretch of Streptomyces sp. 135 DNA includes these proteins:
- a CDS encoding TetR/AcrR family transcriptional regulator produces MPKIVDHEERRRRLVDAVWALAVRGGIEQVTLRKVADEAGVSMGQVQHYYSSMQALIRDALDRAVRAVNTNIENVVKAAGTTSPEAVLRTCLHALISTDQESMRLMRFSLAAAGRAVSDPTVARVLAPGDDELLSFTAGLIAAARQARGGEPRGEEHVDADICWSLATSLGVDVALGYRSPDAASRVLGHHIDQILGPDRREATA; encoded by the coding sequence ATGCCGAAGATCGTGGACCACGAGGAGCGCAGGAGGCGCCTGGTCGACGCCGTCTGGGCGCTGGCCGTCCGGGGCGGCATCGAGCAGGTGACACTGCGCAAGGTGGCCGACGAAGCGGGCGTCTCCATGGGGCAGGTGCAGCACTACTACTCCTCGATGCAGGCCCTGATCCGCGATGCGCTCGACCGAGCCGTGCGAGCCGTGAACACCAACATCGAGAACGTGGTCAAGGCAGCCGGCACAACGAGCCCCGAAGCCGTGCTCCGCACCTGCCTCCATGCCCTGATCAGCACCGACCAGGAGAGCATGCGGCTCATGCGGTTCTCCCTGGCGGCAGCGGGGCGGGCAGTGTCCGACCCGACGGTGGCCAGGGTCCTGGCTCCGGGCGACGACGAACTGCTCTCCTTCACCGCCGGGCTCATCGCCGCGGCCCGGCAGGCGCGGGGCGGCGAACCGCGCGGCGAAGAGCACGTCGACGCCGACATCTGCTGGTCGCTTGCCACGAGTCTCGGCGTGGACGTCGCCCTTGGGTATCGCTCACCGGATGCCGCCAGCCGCGTGCTCGGCCACCACATCGATCAGATCCTGGGACCGGACCGGCGCGAGGCAACGGCCTGA
- a CDS encoding TniQ family protein, which translates to MEPWEAPVRLLPLPLPPVHGEVFGWYLHHLAAANNVTAGQLAKTLTPFKNAQVGKRTDTLWRWTPMVLPRLATLTGLTPETLRMLLPAIARVEARTTGEVVRYRRHLYIACSHCMHRRGITRPVLAHRPADLQLCRRHGIWVDGNRHYRVGHLPELVTAEHRHRRIARRFPDTLEAATKEAQHLVRSWLLNKKQPHLLSRWNDRLAQLPPKEAIYGNIIRRRVDEREYIATYPEFVTLLGMLADSAWRALREPGRWTSLSQHRRTIDSVYTEAEHRLNVPTLREKLRSHAFPNDALFRWTDSLGRSLMLVTTPDDYDALRDESHQN; encoded by the coding sequence ATGGAGCCCTGGGAAGCCCCGGTCAGGCTCCTGCCTCTTCCTCTGCCACCAGTCCACGGAGAAGTCTTCGGCTGGTACTTGCACCACCTCGCCGCCGCCAACAACGTGACGGCGGGCCAGCTGGCGAAGACTCTGACACCATTCAAAAACGCGCAGGTTGGTAAGAGGACGGACACGCTTTGGCGCTGGACTCCGATGGTTCTGCCACGGCTGGCCACCCTGACGGGCCTTACGCCCGAGACCCTCCGGATGCTGCTACCAGCGATCGCTCGGGTTGAGGCGCGCACCACAGGTGAGGTAGTCCGCTACCGTCGGCATCTCTACATCGCCTGCTCACACTGCATGCACCGCCGCGGGATCACCAGGCCAGTCCTCGCCCATCGCCCCGCAGATCTCCAACTCTGCCGCCGACACGGCATCTGGGTGGACGGCAACCGCCACTACCGTGTCGGTCACCTACCAGAGCTCGTTACCGCGGAGCACCGACACCGACGGATCGCCCGGCGCTTCCCCGACACCCTGGAAGCAGCGACGAAGGAAGCTCAGCACTTGGTCCGCTCATGGCTCCTGAACAAGAAGCAACCTCATCTGCTCTCACGCTGGAACGACCGCCTCGCCCAGCTTCCTCCAAAGGAAGCCATCTACGGGAACATCATCAGGCGACGCGTCGACGAGCGGGAGTACATCGCCACCTATCCAGAGTTCGTCACGCTGCTGGGCATGCTGGCCGATTCTGCCTGGCGGGCACTACGGGAACCTGGCCGATGGACGAGCCTCAGCCAGCACCGGCGCACCATCGACTCCGTCTACACAGAGGCCGAGCACCGGCTGAACGTCCCCACTCTCCGCGAGAAGCTCCGTTCCCACGCCTTCCCCAACGACGCCCTCTTTCGCTGGACCGACTCCCTGGGACGATCACTGATGCTGGTGACGACGCCGGACGACTACGACGCCCTACGGGATGAGTCCCACCAGAACTGA
- a CDS encoding VOC family protein, translating into MEINLAQCFIAVDDHDKALAFYRDVLGLEVRNDVGFEGMRWVTVGSPAQPGVDIVLEPPLADPNATDSDRRAVAELMAKGLLRGVIFRTDDVDATFERIRAAGGDVLQEPMDQPYGVRDCAFRDPAGNMLRFSRPRG; encoded by the coding sequence ATGGAGATCAACCTCGCACAGTGCTTCATCGCCGTCGACGACCACGACAAGGCCCTCGCCTTCTACCGCGACGTGCTCGGTCTGGAGGTGCGCAACGACGTCGGGTTCGAGGGGATGCGCTGGGTCACCGTCGGCTCACCCGCGCAGCCCGGCGTGGACATCGTCCTCGAACCGCCGCTCGCCGACCCGAACGCCACGGACTCCGACCGGCGGGCGGTCGCCGAGCTGATGGCCAAGGGCCTCCTGCGTGGCGTCATCTTCCGTACGGACGACGTCGACGCGACGTTCGAGCGGATCCGCGCCGCGGGCGGTGACGTCCTCCAGGAGCCGATGGACCAGCCCTACGGCGTGCGGGACTGCGCGTTCCGCGACCCGGCGGGGAACATGCTGCGGTTCAGCCGGCCCCGCGGGTGA
- a CDS encoding helix-turn-helix domain-containing protein: MTRSRAQDPNVCGVTAAIAVIDGKWKTALLWPLESGPHRPGEMLRLLPGLTEKVLTQALREMEADGIVHREVHDVRPLKTVYSLTEFGRDLCEALAPLADWGHRRLDRLAESRPAFQPESRPNSTLSKAS; encoded by the coding sequence ATGACGCGCAGCCGTGCCCAGGACCCGAACGTGTGCGGTGTGACCGCCGCGATCGCCGTGATCGACGGCAAGTGGAAGACCGCGCTGCTCTGGCCGCTCGAAAGCGGCCCGCACCGGCCCGGTGAGATGCTGCGCCTGCTGCCGGGGCTCACCGAGAAGGTGCTGACCCAGGCGCTGCGCGAGATGGAGGCGGACGGCATCGTGCACCGGGAGGTGCACGACGTACGGCCGCTGAAGACCGTCTACTCCCTCACGGAGTTCGGCCGTGACCTCTGTGAGGCGCTGGCCCCGCTGGCGGACTGGGGGCACCGCCGCCTGGACCGGCTCGCCGAGTCGCGGCCGGCGTTCCAGCCCGAGTCGAGGCCCAACTCGACGCTGTCCAAGGCGTCCTGA
- a CDS encoding RNA polymerase sigma-70 factor, with amino-acid sequence MTAAPTDDPFVAHRGLLFTVAYEMLGSAADAEDVLQESWLRWAGADRSQVRDARAYLVRIVTRQALNRLRSLSRSREEYVGEWLPEPLLTSPDVAEDAELAESVSIAMLTVLETLAPTERAVFVLREVFEMPYGEIAEAVGKSPASVRQIARRAREHVAARRSRVPVSRSEQQAVMERFLAALRTGELGELLEVMAPDVVVIADGGGQVRAVTAPVHGAEVVAELLSRASRTTGTLDATPVWLNGAPAGRLTLDGEPTALSAVVEDGRITRIYVMRNPRKLTRLDEPARLTR; translated from the coding sequence ATGACCGCCGCCCCGACCGACGATCCGTTCGTCGCCCACCGCGGCCTGCTCTTCACGGTCGCCTACGAGATGCTCGGCTCGGCGGCCGACGCGGAGGACGTGCTCCAGGAGTCCTGGCTGCGGTGGGCCGGCGCCGACCGGTCCCAGGTGCGGGACGCGCGGGCGTACCTCGTACGGATCGTGACGCGGCAGGCGCTCAACCGGCTCCGGTCGTTGTCGCGCAGCCGGGAGGAGTACGTCGGTGAGTGGCTTCCGGAACCGCTGCTGACCAGCCCGGATGTCGCAGAGGACGCCGAACTCGCGGAGAGCGTGTCGATCGCGATGCTGACCGTCCTGGAGACGCTCGCGCCGACCGAACGGGCGGTGTTCGTGCTCCGTGAGGTCTTCGAGATGCCGTACGGGGAGATCGCCGAGGCCGTCGGCAAGTCCCCGGCCTCGGTCCGGCAGATCGCCCGGCGGGCCCGTGAGCACGTGGCGGCCCGGCGGTCCCGGGTCCCGGTGAGCCGGTCGGAGCAGCAGGCCGTGATGGAACGGTTCCTGGCGGCGTTGCGGACCGGGGAGTTGGGGGAGCTGCTGGAGGTCATGGCACCCGACGTGGTCGTGATCGCGGACGGCGGCGGCCAGGTGCGCGCCGTCACGGCGCCGGTGCACGGCGCCGAGGTGGTGGCGGAACTGCTCTCCCGCGCGAGCCGCACGACGGGCACGCTCGACGCGACCCCGGTATGGCTCAACGGCGCCCCCGCGGGCCGTCTCACCCTGGACGGCGAGCCGACCGCGCTGAGCGCGGTGGTGGAGGACGGCCGGATCACCCGGATCTACGTGATGAGAAACCCGCGGAAGCTGACGCGACTGGACGAGCCGGCGCGGTTGACGAGGTGA
- a CDS encoding NAD(P)-binding domain-containing protein has translation MPSSSYAEQSAATGTPAVTVLGLGPMGRALAGAFLVAGVRTTVWNRTPGRDTELVEQGAIGARTAEEAVAASPLTVVCVVNYDASDAVLRRDAVAAALKGRALVNLSADTPDRARDTGRWAAEHGIAYLDGAIMTPTPTIGTAAGVFLHSGPADLYERHRPVLDALGGTHTHLGEDIGRAAAYDIALLDIFWTAMTGYMHAVAVAKAEGISARELTPFARGIAEILPPVFDGLGGDIDDGTFSGEGNPITSAASTMAHVIHTSEAHGIEAGVMRAAEGLARRVIGAGHGADGATRMVELLGRR, from the coding sequence ATGCCATCGTCGTCGTACGCCGAACAGTCTGCCGCCACCGGCACCCCCGCCGTCACCGTTCTCGGCCTGGGACCGATGGGCCGGGCCCTGGCCGGCGCCTTCCTGGTGGCCGGGGTGCGGACCACCGTGTGGAACCGCACCCCGGGGCGGGACACCGAGCTGGTCGAGCAGGGCGCGATCGGCGCCCGTACCGCCGAAGAGGCCGTGGCGGCGAGCCCGTTGACCGTCGTCTGCGTCGTCAACTACGACGCCTCGGACGCCGTGCTGCGCCGCGACGCCGTCGCCGCGGCGCTCAAGGGGCGCGCCCTCGTGAACCTCAGCGCCGACACCCCCGACCGCGCGCGGGACACGGGACGGTGGGCCGCCGAGCACGGCATCGCGTACCTGGACGGGGCGATCATGACGCCGACCCCCACCATCGGCACGGCGGCCGGGGTCTTCCTCCACAGCGGCCCGGCGGACCTCTACGAGCGGCACCGCCCCGTCCTCGACGCGCTGGGCGGTACCCACACCCACCTCGGCGAGGACATCGGCCGCGCGGCGGCGTACGACATCGCGCTGCTCGACATCTTCTGGACCGCGATGACCGGCTACATGCACGCCGTGGCGGTGGCGAAGGCCGAGGGGATCTCCGCGCGGGAGCTCACCCCGTTCGCCCGGGGCATCGCCGAGATCCTGCCGCCGGTCTTCGACGGACTGGGCGGGGACATCGACGACGGCACCTTCTCGGGCGAGGGCAACCCGATCACGTCGGCGGCCTCGACGATGGCCCACGTCATCCACACCTCCGAGGCCCACGGCATCGAGGCGGGCGTGATGCGCGCCGCCGAGGGGCTGGCGCGCCGCGTCATCGGGGCGGGGCACGGCGCCGACGGGGCGACCCGGATGGTGGAACTGCTCGGCCGCCGCTGA
- a CDS encoding helix-turn-helix transcriptional regulator yields MSLPDLVRLRQARDRMDRDYAQPLDVPALARDALMSAGHFSRSFRAAFGETPYSYLMTRRIERAKALLRRGDLSVTEVCMAVGCTSLGSFSSRFTELVGESPSAYRARDHGSGADVPACVAKIYTRPVRNGEAGSPGDP; encoded by the coding sequence GTGTCCCTCCCCGACCTCGTCCGGCTGCGCCAGGCCCGCGACCGCATGGACCGCGACTACGCGCAGCCCCTGGACGTGCCCGCCCTCGCCCGGGACGCCCTGATGTCCGCGGGCCACTTCTCCCGCAGTTTCCGCGCCGCCTTCGGCGAGACCCCGTACAGCTACCTCATGACCCGCCGGATCGAGCGGGCCAAGGCGCTGCTGCGGCGCGGGGACCTCTCGGTGACGGAGGTGTGCATGGCGGTGGGCTGTACGTCACTGGGGTCGTTCAGCTCGCGGTTCACGGAGCTGGTCGGCGAGAGCCCGAGTGCGTACCGGGCACGCGACCATGGGTCCGGCGCCGACGTCCCGGCCTGCGTCGCCAAGATCTACACCCGACCGGTCAGGAACGGAGAAGCCGGATCCCCCGGCGATCCCTAG
- a CDS encoding serine protease → MHRTTTMPAPVSRSGKGPRRLLARGAAVLGATALLGTAMSGSAGAIVNGDDATQRYSFMATVPVEEYGAQCGATLIDARWVLTAAHCVNPELATLTGKIRVGSDHRTTGGTVRNIDKIVTAPGYVQDMTGTKPSVNDLALIRLDRPVSQKPIRIAAKAGPVGTPTRILGYGTVVEAPTLEDAKFPDRLQQLETRRGAAAECGPGWADGTRLCTVSRKPKAMACNGDSGGPQLQRAKNGRWELIGATSGPGSERQGCATGPGLYTNVPVFKGWIQKTIHKNG, encoded by the coding sequence ATGCACCGTACGACCACCATGCCCGCTCCCGTCTCCCGCTCCGGGAAGGGGCCGCGCCGCCTGCTCGCCCGAGGGGCCGCGGTGCTCGGCGCGACCGCGCTCCTCGGCACGGCGATGAGCGGCAGCGCCGGCGCCATCGTCAACGGCGACGACGCCACCCAGCGCTACTCGTTCATGGCGACGGTGCCGGTCGAGGAGTACGGCGCCCAGTGCGGGGCCACGCTCATCGACGCGCGGTGGGTGCTCACGGCCGCGCACTGCGTGAACCCCGAACTGGCCACCCTGACCGGCAAGATCCGCGTCGGGAGCGACCACCGCACGACCGGCGGCACCGTCCGGAACATCGACAAGATCGTCACCGCGCCCGGCTACGTCCAGGACATGACGGGCACCAAGCCCAGCGTGAACGACCTCGCGCTGATCCGCCTGGACCGCCCGGTCTCCCAGAAGCCCATCCGCATCGCCGCCAAGGCCGGGCCGGTCGGCACGCCCACCCGCATCCTCGGCTACGGCACCGTCGTCGAGGCGCCGACGCTGGAGGACGCGAAGTTCCCCGACCGGCTGCAGCAGCTGGAGACGCGCAGGGGCGCGGCGGCCGAGTGCGGCCCGGGCTGGGCCGACGGGACCCGGCTGTGCACGGTCAGCCGGAAGCCGAAGGCCATGGCGTGCAACGGCGACTCCGGCGGCCCGCAGCTCCAGCGCGCGAAGAACGGCCGCTGGGAGCTGATCGGGGCCACCTCGGGGCCGGGTTCCGAGCGGCAGGGCTGCGCGACGGGCCCGGGGCTGTACACCAACGTCCCCGTCTTCAAGGGCTGGATCCAGAAGACGATCCACAAGAACGGCTGA
- a CDS encoding TetR/AcrR family transcriptional regulator: protein MPDIKHFDPDEALDRVVRLFWQHGAATTSIQAVATATGLNRSSLYATFGGKRELYLAALRRYLRDHSERAFRFLAEDGRGLPAVRAFFDGLIELRCAGPYAGWGCMVVNAHAGQERADPEVRSLLERHHGQLRDAMRGALEVARREGELDPGADVEAAAEVLALLAYGVNLRSRAGADAAVLRRTVDVALASLG from the coding sequence ATGCCCGACATCAAGCACTTCGACCCGGACGAGGCGCTCGACCGCGTCGTCCGGCTCTTCTGGCAGCACGGCGCCGCCACGACGTCCATCCAGGCCGTGGCCACCGCGACGGGCCTCAACCGCTCCAGCCTGTACGCCACTTTCGGCGGCAAACGCGAGCTGTACCTGGCCGCGCTGCGCCGTTACCTGCGCGACCACTCCGAGCGGGCGTTCCGGTTCCTCGCCGAGGACGGCCGGGGGCTACCGGCCGTGCGCGCGTTCTTCGACGGGCTGATCGAGCTGCGCTGCGCGGGCCCGTACGCCGGCTGGGGCTGCATGGTCGTCAACGCCCACGCCGGGCAGGAGCGCGCCGACCCCGAGGTCCGGTCCCTGCTGGAGCGGCACCACGGGCAGCTGCGGGACGCGATGCGCGGGGCGCTGGAAGTAGCGCGCAGGGAGGGCGAGTTGGACCCCGGCGCCGATGTGGAGGCAGCGGCCGAGGTCCTTGCGCTCCTCGCGTACGGCGTGAACCTGCGCTCCCGGGCCGGGGCCGACGCCGCCGTGCTGCGCCGGACGGTGGACGTGGCGCTCGCTTCCCTGGGGTGA
- a CDS encoding carboxymuconolactone decarboxylase family protein has product MAPRIPKAELPAELKENMIKQLGEVPEPVEVVWHSPRVATSNLEFSARLSEWDAVDESLKSFAHMAVAGQVGCGWCLDVGYFQAQNQQLDLAKASQVPRWRESDVFAPLERDVLEYAEAMTNTPPTVTDELYAGLLDRLGPAAMVELTAYIAFVNMAARNNNANGITSQGFSEACAIPLAARSGADGVASPA; this is encoded by the coding sequence ATGGCGCCGCGCATTCCCAAGGCCGAACTCCCCGCCGAGCTCAAGGAGAACATGATCAAGCAGCTCGGCGAGGTGCCGGAGCCCGTCGAAGTGGTGTGGCACAGCCCCCGGGTCGCCACGTCCAACCTGGAGTTCTCGGCCAGGCTGAGCGAATGGGACGCGGTCGACGAGAGCCTCAAGTCGTTCGCGCACATGGCGGTCGCGGGGCAGGTCGGCTGCGGCTGGTGCCTCGACGTCGGTTACTTCCAGGCGCAGAACCAGCAGCTGGACCTGGCCAAGGCGAGCCAGGTGCCGCGCTGGCGCGAGTCGGACGTGTTCGCCCCGCTGGAGCGGGACGTCCTGGAGTACGCGGAGGCCATGACGAACACGCCGCCCACCGTCACCGACGAGCTGTACGCGGGCCTGCTGGACCGCCTCGGCCCGGCGGCCATGGTCGAACTCACCGCGTACATCGCCTTCGTCAACATGGCCGCCAGGAACAACAACGCCAACGGCATCACCTCGCAGGGCTTCTCCGAGGCCTGCGCGATACCGCTGGCCGCGCGCTCCGGGGCCGACGGCGTGGCGTCGCCGGCATGA
- a CDS encoding helix-turn-helix domain-containing protein — protein sequence MSVTAVAVLALDGAPGHHLTTPGLVFGAASRHEGVAYEVRLCAAPGFRATGGLGPPLAVRAPYGLEGLADADVVLVTAYEDRRAGPPEGVAAALRAAADRGGRIAAVGTGTFVLAAAGLLDGRRATTGWRYVEELAELYPRIDVDATGTVVEDGPFRTAAGVFGGMDICLHLLARDHGRQVAGATSRELITPLHGDADSVQEAIDREVAESAGLEPTLRWMRARLHLPLTLPEIAAHANTSVSSVTRRFRAHTGLSPLQYLLRARLHEAMRLLRETDTPVEHIAAATGFSSPAALRHHFRALTGTTPRDYRRAHHPSA from the coding sequence ATGTCAGTCACCGCCGTCGCCGTCCTCGCCCTCGACGGGGCGCCTGGCCACCACCTCACCACGCCCGGCCTGGTCTTCGGCGCCGCCTCCCGGCACGAGGGCGTGGCCTACGAGGTCAGGCTCTGCGCGGCCCCTGGCTTCCGGGCGACCGGCGGCCTCGGGCCGCCGCTAGCCGTCCGCGCGCCGTACGGCCTCGAAGGACTCGCGGACGCGGACGTCGTCCTGGTGACCGCGTACGAAGACCGCAGGGCCGGGCCCCCCGAAGGCGTCGCCGCCGCGCTCCGTGCGGCGGCGGACCGGGGCGGCCGCATCGCCGCCGTCGGCACCGGCACCTTCGTCCTCGCCGCGGCCGGGCTCCTCGACGGGCGGCGGGCCACGACCGGCTGGCGGTACGTCGAGGAGCTGGCGGAGCTGTATCCCCGCATCGACGTGGACGCGACCGGCACGGTGGTCGAGGACGGGCCGTTCCGCACGGCCGCGGGTGTCTTCGGCGGCATGGACATCTGTCTGCACCTGCTGGCCCGCGACCACGGCCGCCAAGTGGCCGGCGCGACGTCGCGGGAGCTCATCACGCCGCTGCACGGTGACGCGGACAGCGTCCAGGAGGCCATCGACCGGGAGGTCGCGGAGAGCGCGGGCCTCGAACCCACCCTGCGGTGGATGCGGGCGCGTCTCCACCTCCCGCTCACGCTCCCCGAGATCGCCGCCCACGCGAACACCAGCGTCAGCAGCGTCACGCGCCGCTTCCGCGCCCACACCGGGCTCAGCCCGCTCCAGTACCTGCTCCGCGCGCGCCTGCACGAGGCGATGCGGCTGCTGCGCGAGACGGACACGCCCGTCGAGCACATCGCGGCCGCGACGGGGTTCAGCTCACCCGCGGCCCTGCGCCACCACTTCCGTGCCCTCACCGGCACCACGCCCCGCGACTACCGCCGCGCGCACCACCCGTCGGCGTGA
- a CDS encoding MerR family transcriptional regulator gives MGLLTIGAFAKASRLSPKALRLYDELGLLAPARVDPVTGYRLYAPEQLDEARLVAWLRRLGMPLARIQHVRALDGTAAAQEIRAFWARAEAETAARRDLAAFLIDHLSRKDPAMTPTPAPLAEPLEIRYAALSDTGLVRESNQDTAYAGARLLAVADGFGHGGAPAGAAAIDALKHLETDGFAAGSLLNALEDAVEQADIAVRGAHEDEAGTTLTAMLWTGSQLALVHIGDSRAYVLRDGELFQVTHDHTVVQSMVDEGRLSPEEAASHPQRSLLIRALGAGEAATPDLRLHDARPGDRYLLCSDGLTTVVPTDDIRQVITTADGPERAVRELVALANRSGGPDNVSCVVADVVPAPGPQAPAARAM, from the coding sequence ATGGGGTTGCTGACCATCGGGGCGTTCGCGAAGGCGTCCCGGCTGTCGCCCAAGGCGCTGCGGCTCTACGACGAGCTCGGCCTGCTGGCCCCCGCCCGCGTCGACCCGGTGACCGGCTACCGCCTCTACGCGCCCGAACAGCTGGACGAGGCCCGCCTGGTGGCCTGGCTGCGACGCCTCGGCATGCCGCTGGCCCGCATCCAGCACGTCCGCGCGCTGGACGGGACGGCGGCCGCCCAGGAGATCCGCGCGTTCTGGGCCCGGGCCGAGGCGGAGACCGCCGCGCGGCGGGACCTGGCCGCCTTCCTCATCGACCACCTGTCCAGGAAGGACCCCGCCATGACCCCGACCCCGGCCCCGCTCGCCGAACCGCTGGAGATCCGTTACGCGGCACTGTCCGACACCGGCCTGGTCCGCGAGAGCAACCAGGACACCGCGTACGCGGGGGCCCGTCTGCTCGCCGTGGCCGACGGTTTCGGGCACGGCGGGGCGCCCGCCGGGGCCGCCGCCATCGACGCGCTCAAGCACCTGGAGACCGACGGCTTCGCGGCCGGCTCTCTCCTCAACGCCCTTGAGGACGCCGTCGAACAGGCCGACATTGCCGTACGTGGGGCACATGAGGACGAGGCCGGCACCACACTCACCGCGATGCTCTGGACCGGGTCGCAGCTCGCCCTCGTCCACATCGGTGACTCCCGCGCCTACGTCCTGCGGGACGGTGAACTCTTCCAGGTCACCCACGACCACACCGTCGTCCAGTCGATGGTCGACGAGGGACGCCTGAGCCCCGAAGAGGCCGCCTCCCACCCCCAGCGCTCCCTGCTGATCCGCGCCCTCGGCGCGGGCGAGGCGGCCACCCCCGACCTGCGTCTGCACGACGCCCGCCCCGGCGACCGCTACCTCCTCTGCTCCGACGGTCTGACCACCGTGGTCCCCACCGACGACATCCGCCAGGTGATCACCACGGCCGATGGCCCCGAACGGGCGGTACGTGAACTCGTCGCCCTCGCCAACCGCTCCGGCGGCCCCGACAACGTCAGCTGTGTCGTCGCGGACGTGGTCCCGGCTCCTGGCCCTCAGGCCCCGGCCGCTCGGGCCATGTGA
- a CDS encoding peroxiredoxin-like family protein has product MSLKDDLHDLYANAHRRLPADVLEVMDRGAAQLLATRLAESALGAGDPAPRFTLASATGEEISLDALLAEGPVVLTFYRGAWCPYCNLALRALQQHHADLTARGARLVAVSPQIPDESLTLSEKKRLAFPVLSDIGSGVAKQFGIAFDLSDELGALYDRLGFDLDRVNAGHHRTLPLPATYVIDRAGVIRWAFVDTDYTVRAEPADVLAALDALEETRA; this is encoded by the coding sequence ATGAGCCTCAAGGACGACCTCCACGACCTGTACGCCAACGCCCACCGCAGGCTGCCCGCGGACGTCCTGGAGGTCATGGACCGCGGCGCCGCCCAACTCCTCGCCACCCGCCTCGCGGAGAGCGCCCTCGGCGCCGGCGACCCCGCGCCCCGCTTCACCCTCGCCTCGGCCACCGGCGAGGAGATCTCCCTTGACGCCCTGCTCGCCGAGGGGCCCGTCGTCCTGACGTTCTACCGCGGCGCCTGGTGCCCCTACTGCAACCTCGCCCTGCGCGCCCTCCAACAGCACCACGCCGACCTCACCGCCCGTGGCGCGCGTCTGGTGGCCGTCTCGCCGCAGATCCCCGACGAGAGCCTCACCCTCTCCGAGAAGAAACGGCTCGCCTTCCCCGTGCTCAGCGACATCGGCTCCGGCGTCGCCAAGCAGTTCGGCATCGCCTTCGACCTCTCCGACGAACTGGGCGCGCTGTACGACAGGCTGGGCTTCGACCTCGACCGCGTGAACGCCGGTCACCACCGGACCCTGCCGCTGCCCGCCACCTACGTCATCGACCGCGCCGGCGTCATCCGCTGGGCGTTCGTCGACACCGACTACACCGTGCGGGCCGAGCCGGCCGACGTCCTGGCCGCGCTGGACGCCCTCGAAGAGACGCGGGCCTGA
- a CDS encoding helix-turn-helix domain-containing protein yields MSVIAVLALDGVPGHQLTAPGLTFATAARHHHPVAYEVRICAAPGFRGTGGPAPFGVDIPLGLEGLDDADTVLLPGHAGFRDAPPPGVTAALRAAVARGARVGAVGTGTFTLAAAGLLDGRRAATSRRHTRELAELHPRIDVDPEGEVVADGPCHSAAGVLGGLDLCLHLITLDHGAAVAIETERQLFLHLHSRPEGPGDGPEAAYNAVTPPGSGLGPVTEWMEAHLHHPLTLTEIAAHSGLGVRALTRRFRADTGLTPLQYLLRIRVQRAQRLLERTDEPVERIAARTGLGTPANLRHHFQRSTGTSPTTYRAAFRALVSDVTWPERPGPEGQEPGPRPRRHS; encoded by the coding sequence ATGTCAGTGATCGCCGTCCTCGCCCTCGACGGGGTGCCGGGGCACCAGCTCACCGCCCCCGGACTCACCTTCGCCACCGCCGCGAGGCACCACCATCCGGTGGCGTACGAGGTGCGGATCTGCGCGGCTCCCGGGTTTCGCGGCACGGGCGGCCCCGCACCCTTCGGCGTCGACATCCCCTTGGGTCTGGAGGGGCTCGACGACGCCGACACCGTGCTGCTGCCGGGACACGCGGGCTTCCGTGACGCGCCGCCGCCCGGGGTCACGGCCGCCCTGCGGGCCGCCGTCGCGCGCGGTGCCCGCGTCGGCGCCGTGGGCACCGGAACGTTCACGCTCGCGGCCGCCGGTCTCCTGGACGGCCGCCGGGCGGCCACCAGCCGCCGGCATACGCGGGAACTGGCGGAGCTGCATCCCCGTATCGACGTCGATCCCGAGGGCGAGGTCGTCGCGGACGGCCCCTGTCACAGTGCCGCCGGCGTCCTCGGCGGCCTCGACCTCTGCCTGCACCTGATCACCCTGGACCACGGGGCGGCCGTGGCCATCGAGACCGAGCGGCAGCTGTTCCTGCATCTGCACAGCCGGCCCGAGGGGCCCGGCGACGGCCCGGAGGCCGCGTACAACGCCGTCACCCCGCCCGGCAGCGGCCTCGGACCGGTCACCGAGTGGATGGAGGCCCACCTCCACCACCCGCTGACCCTCACCGAGATCGCCGCCCACTCGGGCCTCGGCGTCCGCGCCCTCACCCGCCGCTTCCGCGCCGACACCGGGCTCACCCCGCTCCAGTACCTGCTCCGCATCCGCGTCCAGCGCGCCCAGCGGCTCCTCGAACGCACCGACGAGCCGGTGGAACGCATCGCGGCCCGCACGGGCCTCGGCACCCCGGCCAACCTGCGCCACCACTTCCAGCGCTCCACCGGTACGAGTCCCACCACCTACCGCGCGGCGTTCCGCGCGCTGGTCTCCGACGTCACATGGCCCGAGCGGCCGGGGCCTGAGGGCCAGGAGCCGGGACCACGTCCGCGACGACACAGCTGA